The following are encoded together in the Zingiber officinale cultivar Zhangliang chromosome 8A, Zo_v1.1, whole genome shotgun sequence genome:
- the LOC122009600 gene encoding DExH-box ATP-dependent RNA helicase DExH12-like, which yields MAHLGGGAEAHARFKQYEYRANSSLVLTTDSRPRDTHEPTGEPESLWGKIDPKSFGDRASRGKPPELEEKLKKSKKKKEREPALEPEQKKDSKRRRLQDESVLSLTDDAVYQPKTKETRAAYEALLSVIQLQFGGQPQDILSGAADEVLAVLKNEKIKNPDKKKEIEKLLNQISNQVFDQLVSIGRLITDYQDGSLADSAIADGKDEALDDTGVAVEFEEDEEEEESDFDQVQEESEDDDDVQEQNAGAMQMGGIDDEDIEETNEGLTINVQDIDAYWLQRKISQAYEDIDPQQSQKFAEEVLKILAEGDDRDVENRLVMLLDYDKFQLIKLLLRNRLKIVWCTRLARAEDQDQRKKIEEEMENTGPSLATILEQLHATRASAKERQKNLEKSIREEARRLKDEHGGGESDRDRRVVDTVHSTDSGWLKGQRQLLDLDNIAFNQGGLLMANRKCELPPGSYRTPHKGYEEVHVPALKQKSFAPGEELVKISDLPGWAQPAFEGMKQLNRVQSKVYQTSLFTPENILLCAPTGAGKTNVAMLTILQQLGLNMKDGILDTSKFKIVYVAPMKALVAEVVGNLSHRLKSFNIVVKELSGDQNLTRQQIEETQIIVTTPEKWDIVTRKSGDRTYTQLVKLLIIDEIHLLHDNRGPVLESIVARTVRQIETTKELIRLVGLSATLPNYEDVALFLRVHPSKGLFHFDNSYRPCPLAQQYIGITIKKPLQRFQLMNEICYEKVMAAAGKHQVLIFVHSRKETAKTARAIRDTALANDTVSRFLKDDSASREILNSQTEFVKSIDLKDLLPYGFAIHHAGMARVDRDLVEELFADGHVQVLVSTATLAWGVNLPAHTVIIKGTQIYNPEKGAWTELSPLDVMQMLGRAGRPQYDSYGEGIILTGHSELQYYLSLMNQQLPIESQFVSKLADQLNAEIVLGTVQNAREACTWIGYTYLYIRMLRNPTLYGLPADILDKDKTLEERRADLIHTAANILDKNNLVKYDRKSGYFQVTDLGRIASYYYITHGTISTYNEYLKPTMGDIELFRLFSLSEEFKYVTVRQDEKMELAKLLDRVPVPVKESLEEPSAKINVLLQAYISQLKLEGLSLTSDMVFIQQSAGRLIRSLFEIVLKRGWAYLTEKALNLCKMVDKRMWSVQTPLRQFTGIPNEILMKLEKKDLSWERYYDLSSQEIGELIRFPKMGRQLHRCIHQLPKLNLLAHVQPITRTVLSFELTVTPDFQWDDAVHGYVEPFWVIVEDNDGEYILHHEYFMLKKQYIDEDHILNFTVPIYEPLPPQYFIRVVSDKWLGSQTVLPVCFRHLILPEKYPPATELLDLQPLPVTALRNPAYEALYDAFKHFNPIQTQVFTVLYNTDDNVLVAAPTGSGKTICGEFALLRNHQKGPDSIMRAVYIAPIEAVAKERYRDWEEKFGKHLGIRVVELTGETATDLKLLDKGQIIISTPEKWDALSRRWKQRKQVQQVSLFIVDELHLIGGEMGPILEIIISRMRRIASHIGSNIRIVALSASLANAKDVGEWIGATSHGLFNFPPGVRPVPLEIHIQGVDISNFEARMQAMTKPTYTAIVQHSKNGKPALVFVPTRKHTRLTALDLCTYSSADSGEKPAFLLGSEEEMETFISGIKEDTLKRTLPLGVGYLHEGLSDFDQEVVKQLFLGGRIQVCVATSSMCWGQSLPAHLVVVMGTQFYDGRENAHTDYPITDLLQMMGHASRPMKDNSGICVILCHAPRKEYYKKFLFEAIPVESHLHHFLHDHMNAEVVVGVIENKQDAVDYLTWTFMYRRLTKNPNYYNLQGVSHRHLSDHLSELVENVLSDLEASRCVAIEEDMYLKPLNLGLIASYYYISYTTIERFSSSITSKTKMKGLLDILASATEYAQLPIRPGEEELIRKLINHQKFSFENPKCTDPHVKANALLQAHFSRHTVVGNLAADQREVLLSAHRLLQAMVDVISSNGWLSLALSAMDLSQMVTQGMWDRDSTLFQIPHFTKELVKRCQENPGRSIDSVVDLLEMEDDRRHELLQMSDSQLLDIARFCNRYPNIDMAYEVLEGEDIRPGENVTMQVMLERDHEGRADIGPVDAPRYPKPKEEGWWLVVGDTSTNQLLAIKRVALQRKIKVKLVFTAPSEVGEKNFTIYFVSDSYLGCDQEYKFAINVKEAGDGNASD from the exons ATGGCCCATCTCGGTGGTGGTGCTGAGGCTCATGCCCGGTTCAAGCAGTACGAGTACCGTGCCAATTCGAGCCTCGTGCTGACCACCGACTCACGACCTCGAGACACCCATGAGCCCACCGGAGAACCCGAGTCCCTGTGGGGGAAGATTGATCCCAAGAGTTTCGGGGATCGTGCTTCCCGTGGCAAGCCCCCTGAGCTCGAAGAGAAGCTCAAGAAGTCGAAGAAAAAGAAGGAGCGGGAGCCGGCACTCGAGCCTGAGCAAAAGAAGGACAGCAAGCGCCGTCGGCTACAGGACGAGAGCGTGCTTTCCCTCACGGACGATGCCGTGTACCAACCGAAAACCAAGGAGACTCGTGCAGCTTATGAGGCTCTGCTCAGCGTGATCCAACTGCAGTTTGGCGGGCAGCCTCAGGATATTCTCAGTGGGGCGGCAGATGAAGTCTTGGCGGTTTTGAAGAATGAAAAGATAAAAAATCCAGACAAGAAGAAGGAGATCGAGAAGCTCTTGAACCAAATATCCAACCAGGTGTTTGATCAACTTGTCTCCATTGGTAGATTGATTACGGATTACCAGGATGGCAGCTTGGCTGATTCAGCCATCGCAGATGGTAAAGATGAGGCACTTGATGATACTGGCGTGGCTGTTGAATTCGAagaggatgaggaggaagaggaaagtGATTTTGATCAG GTACAAGAGGAatcagaagatgatgatgatgtccAGGAACAAAATGCTGGTGCTATGCAGATGGGTGGGATTGATGATGAGGACATTGAAGAAACTAATGAGGGTTTAACTATTAATGTCCAAGACATTGATGCTTACTGGCTTCAGAGGAAGATATCTCAAGCTTATGAAGATATAGATCCACAACAAAGCCAGAAGTTTGCTGAAGAAGTGCTGAAAATACTTGCTGAAGGTGATGATAGGGATGTTGAGAACCGGCTTGTAATGCTGCTGGACTATGACAAGTTTCAGCTTATTAAGTTGTTGCTTCGGAATCGGCTCAAGATAGTCTGGTGTACTCGGTTGGCTAGGGCTGAGGATCAAGACCAGCGAAAGAAAATTGAGGAAGAAATGGAAAATACAGGCCCCAGCCTAGCCACAATCTTGGAGCAGCTGCATGCCACTAGAGCATCGGCAAAGGAGCGCCAAAAGAACTTGGAGAAGAGTATAAGAGAGGAAGCTAGGCGATTGAAAGATGAACATGGTGGTGGAGAGAGTGATCGAGATCGGAGGGTTGTTGATACAGTGCATTCCACAGACAGTGGGTGGTTGAAGGGGCAAAGGCAGTTGCTTGACCTTGATAACATTGCATTCAATCAGGGTGGTCTTTTGATGGCAAACAGGAAGTGTGAACTTCCTCCTGGTTCATATAGAACTCCCCACAAGGGCTATGAGGAAGTTCATGTGCCTGCGCTAAAACAAAAGTCATTTGCTCCTGGAGAGGAACTTGTAAAGATATCAGACTTGCCTGGTTGGGCACAGCCTGCATTTGAAGGGATGAAACAGCTGAATAGAGTCCAAAGTAAGGTGTATCAAACTTCTCTTTTTACACCTGAAAATATACTTCTGTGCGCGCCTACTGGAGCTGGGAAAACAAATGTTGCTATGCTCACCATTTTACAGCAGCTCGGCTTAAATATGAAGGATGGGATCTTAGACACTAGCAAGTTCAAGATTGTTTATGTTGCCCCAATGAAAGCTTTGGTTGCGGAAGTTGTTGGTAACTTGTCACAtcgtttaaaatcttttaatattgTTGTGAAGGAACTTAGTGGAGATCAAAACCTCACACGCCAACAGATTGAAGAAACTCAGATTATTGTTACCACACCAGAGAAGTGGGATATTGTCACAAGAAAATCTGGAGATAGAACCTATACACAACTTGTAAAGCTACTCATAATCGATGAGATTCATCTTCTGCATGATAATCGAGGTCCTGTTCTAGAAAGTATTGTCGCAAGGACAGTAAGACAGATTGAAACGACAAAGGAATTAATTAGATTGGTTGGTTTATCAGCTACTCTCCCAAATTATGAAGATGTGGCATTGTTTTTACGTGTTCATCCATCAAAAGGACTTTTCCATTTTGACAATAGTTACAGGCCTTGTCCTCTCGCACAACAATATATTGGCATCACGATCAAGAAACCGTTGCAACGTTTTCAATTGATGAATGAAATATGCTATGAAAAGGTTATGGCTGCAGCAGGAAAGCATCAAGTGCTTATCTTTGTTCATTCAAGGAAGGAAACAGCCAAAACTGCTCGTGCGATACGTGATACTGCCTTGGCTAATGACACAGTAAGCCGCTTCTTAAAGGATGACAGTGCAAGCCGTGAAATTCTTAACAGCCAAACTGAATTTGTCAAGAGCATTGATCTTAAAGATCTCCTGCCATACGGATTTGCTATTCATCATGCAGGTATGGCAAGAGTTGATCGAGATCTTGTTGAGGAGCTCTTTGCCGATGGCCATGTACAGGTGTTGGTTTCTACTGCTACTCTTGCTTGGGGTGTCAATCTGCCAGCACACACAGTCATCATAAAAGGCACACAGATATATAACCCTGAAAAAGGAGCTTGGACTGAACTAAGTCCATTGGATGTCATGCAGATGCTTGGTCGTGCAGGAAGGCCTCagtatgactcttatggagaaggTATTATCTTAACTGGCCACAGTGAACTACAGTATTATCTCTCCCTTATGAACCAGCAATTGCCCATTGAGAGTCAGTTTGTATCCAAGTTGGCTGATCAGTTAAATGCAGAGATAGTTTTGGGAACAGTTCAAAATGCCAGAGAAGCATGTACTTGGATAGGGTATACTTACCTTTACATTCGGATGCTTAGAAACCCAACTTTGTATGGTTTGCCAGCTGATATCCTTGATAAAGACAAAACATTAGAGGAAAGAAGAGCTGATCTG ATTCACACTGCTGCAAACATATTGGACAAAAACAATTTAGTCAAATACGACAGGAAGAGTGGGTATTTCCAAGTCACAGATCTGGGAAGAATTGCGAGTTATTATTATATCACTCACGGGACTATCTCTACATATAATGAGTACTTAAAGCCAACAATGGGTGATATAGAGCTTTTCCGATTATTCTCTCTTAGTGAAGAATTCAAATATGTAACTGTTCGCCAAGATGAGAAGATGGAATTGGCAAAACTCTTGGACCGTGTGCCTGTTCCTGTGAAGGAAAGCTTGGAGGAACCTAGTGCAAAAATCAACGTTCTCTTGCAAGCATATATATCACAATTGAAACTTGAGGGACTTTCCTTGACATCTGATATGGTTTTTATTCAACAG AGTGCAGGTCGACTCATAAGATCACTGTTTGAGATCGTCTTAAAAAGGGGCTGGGCTTATTTAACTGAAAAAGCTCTTAATCTTTGCAAGATGGTCGACAAGCGTATGTGGAGTGTTCAAACTCCTCTGAGGCAGTTCACTGGTATACCCAATGAAATTCTGATGAAACTAGAAAAGAAGGATTTGTCCTGGGAAAGGTATTATGACCTCTCATCCCAGGAGATTGGGGAGTTGATTCGTTTCCCTAAAATGGGTCGGCAGCTTCACAGATGCATACACCAATTGCCAAAATTGAATCTTTTGGCACATGTTCAACCTATCACACGTACTGTCCTGAGTTTCGAATTGACTGTGACACCTGATTTTCAGTGGGATGATGCTGTTCATGGGTATGTGGAACCGTTTTGGGTTATTGTCGAGGATAATGATGGTGAGTATATCCTTCATCATGAATATTTCATGCTTAAGAAGCAATACATAGATGAAGATCATATCCTGAACTTCACTGTTCCCATTTATGAGCCGCTGCCACCTCAATATTTCATTCGTGTAGTATCAGATAAGTGGCTTGGTTCTCAAACAGTTTTGCCTGTCTGTTTCAGACACCTAATTCTACCAGAGAAGTACCCCCCAGCGACTGAGTTATTGGATTTGCAGCCTCTACCAGTCACTGCTTTAAGGAATCCTGCATATGAAGCTCTTTATGATGCATTCAAGCATTTCAATCCCATCCAAACACAGGTGTTTACTGTTCTGTACAATACTGATGACAATGTTTTGGTTGCTGCCCCTACAGGCAGTGGGAAAACTATATGTGGCGAGTTTGCATTGCTCCGAAATCATCAGAAAGGGCCTGATAGCATTATGAGAGCTGTGTATATTGCTCCTATTGAGGCTGTTGCGAAAGAAAGGTATCGCGATTGGGAAGAGAAATTTGGAAAGCATTTAGGAATTCGTGTAGTGGAGTTGACTGGAGAGACTGCTACTGACTTGAAGCTGCTTGATAAAGGACAGATCATAATCAGTACTCCAGAGAAATGGGATGCACTCTCTCGCAGATGGAAGCAACGCAAGCAAGTACAGCAAGTTAGCCTCTTCATTGTAGATGAGCTTCATTTAATTGGTGGAGAAATGGGACCCATCTTGGAAATTATCATCTCTAGGATGAGACGTATTGCTAGTCACATTGGTAGCAACATTCGAATTGTAGCACTTTCAGCATCCCTTGCGAATGCTAAAGATGTTGGTGAATGGATAGGTGCTACTTCTCATGGCTTGTTCAATTTTCCACCTGGTGTTCGTCCTGTTCCTTTAGAGATACATATTCAAGGTGTGGACATATCGAACTTTGAGGCAAGAATGCAGGCAATGACCAAACCTACATACACTGCTATTGTTCAACACTCGAAGAATGGAAAACCTGCACTGGTATTTGTACCCACCAGGAAGCATACAAGGCTGACTGCATTAGATCTGTGTACTTACTCAAGCGCTGACAGTGGAGAAAAGCCTGCTTTTCTTCTTGGTTCAGAGGAAGAGATGGAAACTTTCATATCAGGGATCAAGGAAGATACCCTAAAAAGGACTCTCCCTCTCGGTGTGGGTTACTTGCATGAAGGCCTTAGTGACTTTGATCAAGAAGTTGTAAAGCAATTGTTTCTTGGTGGAAGAATTCAAGTGTGTGTTGCCACCAGTTCAATGTGCTGGGGTCAGTCATTGCCAGCCCACTTGGTGGTAGTGATGGGTACTCAATTTTATGATGGACGAGAGAATGCTCATACTGACTATCCGATCACTGATCTGCTGCAGATGATGGGTCATGCCAGCAGACCTATGAAAGATAATTCTGGTATATGTGTCATCTTATGCCATGCTCCTAGGAAAGAGTATTATAAAAAGTTCCTTTTTGAGGCCATCCCAGTAGAGAGCCATTTGCATCATTTCCTGCATGATCATATGAATGCTGAAGTAGTAGTTGGGGTTATAGAGAATAAGCAAGATGCTGTTGATTATCTTACTTGGACCTTCATGTACAGGAGGCTCACTAAGAATCCGAACTACTATAATCTGCAGGGTGTCAGTCATAGGCATCTCTCTGATCACCTTTCTGAACTCGTAGAGAATGTTCTGAGTGACTTAGAAGCAAGCAGATGTGTTGCCATCGAGGAGGATATGTACCTTAAACCCCTGAATCTTGGCTTAATTGCTTCATATTATTACATCAGTTACACCACTATTGAACGATTCAGTTCCTCCATAACTTCTAAAACTAAGATGAAAGGTCTCCTGGATATCTTGGCATCAGCTACAGAGTATGCACAGCTTCCCATTAGACCTGGTGAGGAAGAACTGATTAGAAAGTTGATCAACCATCAGAAGTTTTCCTTTGAGAACCCCAAATGCACTGATCCTCATGTTAAAGCAAATGCTCTACTGCAAGCTCACTTCTCACGACACACAGTGGTAGGGAACCTTGCAGCAGACCAGCGAGAAGTTCTCCTTTCTGCTCATAGATTGCTTCAAGCTATGGTTGATGTTATATCAAGCAATGGATGGCTAAGCCTTGCCCTTTCTGCAATGGATTTGAGTCAAATGGTCACCCAGGGCATGTGGGATCGGGATTCCACACTTTTTCAAATTCCTCATTTCACTAAGGAGTTGGTTAAGAGATGCCAAGAAAACCCAGGGAGGAGTATTGATTCTGTTGTTGATCTGTTAGAAATGGAAGATGATCGAAGGCACGAGTTGCTGCAAATGTCAGATTCCCAGTTGCTTGATATTGCTCGATTCTGCAACCGTTATCCTAATATTGACATGGCATATGAAGTACTGGAGGGTGAAGATATTAGGCCTGGGGAAAATGTGACAATGCAGGTTATGCTGGAACGTGATCACGAAGGACGTGCTGATATTGGACCTGTTGATGCTCCAAGGTATCCCAAGccaaaagaagaaggatggtgGCTCGTAGTTGGTGATACCTCAACCAATCAGTTGTTGGCCATCAAAAGAGTAGCATTGCAAAGAAAGATAAAAGTCAAGCTCGTCTTCACTGCTCCTTCGGAGGTTGGGGAGAAGAACTTTACCATCTACTTCGTCTCTGATTCCTATCTGGGCTGCGATCAGGAGTACAAGTTTGCAATCAATGTCAAAGAAGCTGGAGATGGAAATGCTAGTGACTGA
- the LOC122010981 gene encoding probable CCR4-associated factor 1 homolog 11 has translation MVVAVVNNVNDMLISSSAASASRVEVRSVWAHNLDEEFGLIRSAVPFHPFVALDTEYPGIVVASKNPYCTLTLPQRYELIRANVEALRIIQVGLTLSDAAGNLPCAIYSDGTCVRYVWEFNFRDFDISRDRYAPSSVELLKDNGIDFQKNQIWGIDSCRFAQHLATSGLLSFGHFSPVSWVTFQGAYDFAFLVKMLTCDCKLPKTVREFLHLVHFFFGKRVFDVKHLSKHCPGLHGGLERVASIVRVERAVGSRHQSGSDSLLTWQVFYQIASRVNPQLIHRQEHMGTLFDLQLQ, from the coding sequence ATGGTTGTCGCAGTCGTCAACAACGTTAACGATATGCTAATTTCCTCTTCCGCCGCCAGCGCCAGCAGAGTCGAGGTTCGCTCCGTGTGGGCTCATAACCTCGACGAGGAGTTCGGCCTGATCCGCTCCGCCGTCCCGTTCCACCCCTTCGTCGCATTGGACACCGAGTATCCTGGCATCGTCGTCGCTTCCAAAAATCCCTACTGCACCCTCACCCTCCCCCAGCGCTACGAATTGATCCGCGCCAACGTCGAGGCCCTCCGCATCATCCAGGTCGGTCTCACCCTCTCCGACGCCGCCGGCAACCTCCCATGTGCCATCTACAGCGACGGCACTTGTGTGCGTTACGTGTGGGAATTTAATTTCCGCGACTTCGACATCAGCCGCGACCGTTACGCCCCTTCCTCCGTCGAGTTGCTCAAGGATAATGGCATCGACTTCCAAAAGAATCAAATATGGGGCATCGACTCTTGCAGATTCGCCCAGCACCTGGCCACCTCCGGCTTGCTTTCCTTTGGCCATTTTTCTCCCGTCTCCTGGGTTACCTTCCAAGGCGCCTATGACTTCGCCTTCCTAGTCAAGATGCTGACATGCGACTGCAAATTACCAAAGACCGTTCGTGAGTTCTTGCACCTCGTTCACTTCTTTTTCGGCAAAAGGGTGTTCGATGTGAAGCACCTTAGCAAGCATTGTCCTGGGCTTCACGGAGGATTGGAGCGGGTGGCCTCTATCGTCCGAGTTGAGCGAGCAGTGGGCTCTCGACATCAGTCCGGCTCCGATAGCTTATTAACATGGCAGGTGTTCTACCAAATCGCTTCTCGTGTGAATCCACAACTCATCCATCGTCAAGAACACATGGGAACACTCTTTGATCTCCAACTgcaatag